The Desulfofundulus salinus genome includes the window GTTTCCGTGGCTGCTTATTCCTACATGGCCCTGGTGCCCCTGATTATCCCGCCGGTGGCCAAGCTGCTGACCACGCCCAGGGAGCGGGCCATGGTCATGAAACAAATGCGCCCGGTGAGCAAGGGAGAAAAGATCCTCTTCCCCTTGCTGGCCAGCCTGGTGATTATCCTGCTGGTACCTAAATCGGCGCCCTTAATCGCCATGTTCATGCTGGGCAACCTGTTCATGGAATCGGGTGTGGTCCAGCGCCTCACCGACGTTTCCCGCAACGAACTGATGAATATCGTGACCATCTTTTTGGGCCTGGGCGTTGGCGCCACCATGTCGGCGGAAACCTTCCTCAAGCCCCAAACCATTTACATTTTCATTCTCGGTATCGTGGCCTTTGCCTTCGCGGCTGCGGGCGGCATCATGATCGCCAAGATCATGAACCTGTTTACCACGAACAAGGTCAACCCGCTGATCGGTGCGGCAGGAGTATCCGCTGTTCCCATGGCCGCCCGGGTGGTGCACCAGCTGGGTGCGGAAGCCAACCCGCAAAACTACCTGCTCATGCACGCCATGGGGCCGAACGTGGCCGGCGTAATCGGTACCGCCGTGGCCGCCGGAGCCTTTATCACGGCCATTCACTAAGGGAAAACCCCTTTGGCGCGCCGGGAAACTCAGTGAAGTTTCCCGGTTTTTTATTGTTCGAAGGAGGCACGGCGTTGTCCACGCTCACTCCAGTGCTCCGCGCCGACAGTACCACGGCTTGCTTCGGGCCGGCTCTGGCTCTCTGCGGATTACCATCGTCACTACTTCCTTTCAATCACCCTCAAACTGCCCGATGTGTTCCAATAGGTGTTCTTCCGTTTGATTGCGTTTGGCGTCCTCGAGAGCCGAGCCGGCAGCCTCGCTTCGCCGGGTACTGTTACCGGCGCTCCGCAAAGTCGTTCGCTCAGGACAACGCCGTGCCGTCAAAGGTTGCTGCTTATTAAGAGACTGGGGTATGTTGATGCCGCAGCAACCGGCGGCTAAGGAAAAGCAGGAACAGCAGGGCCAGGCCGCCCCCCAGGGCGAACCCCGCCGGGGCACCCCAGAGGTGGACCACAGTACCGCTGAAAAAATTGCCTACCGGCACCAGGCCGATAAATACCAGGGAATAAACACTCATCGCCCGTCCCCGCAGGGCGTTCATCAAATCATCCCGACCTACCAGTTCGACGATAAAGGCCTGGCGCGCCGGCATGTCCAGAGCATGCATGGTCCCCAGGAGAAAGGCCAGCACGGCCATGTGCCAGTACTGCACCACGTTATAGAGAGTTAGCAGGCCCAGGACAAGAGCAAATAACATGGACATACCCGGCTCCAAACTTCAAAAGGAATTTTCATGATTAATTCCACTAACCCTTTGTATTCATCATCCCTGTACCACAGAGATTGGTAAATTAACTTCTTTATCCCATTTCTTTCAATGGCACTTTTATTCCCTTGTCAGGCCAAGCAGATCCAGCAGTTTAAAAACGAGACTCAGCAAAATCGAGACGACGGTGGCGAGACCCATGCCCTTCAGGCTCACCGCCCCCAGTTCCACCTGCGCGCCGCTGATGCCGATAATCAGCACCACCGAGGTCAGGATCAGGTTGCGGGCCTTGCTGTAGTCAACCTTCGACTCCACCAGCATCCGGATCCCGGAGGCGGCAATCACACCGAAGAGGAGAAGGGAAACGCCGCCCATAACCGGCACGGGTATGCTCTGGATGGCCGCGGAAAGTTTGCCGATAAAGGAAAGGATAATTGCCATAACGGCGGCCCCCCCGATTACCCAGACGCTGTACACTTTGGTGATGGCCATTACGCCTATGTTCTCGCCGTAAGTGGTGTTGGGGGTGGAGCCGAAAAAGCCCGAAAGCAATGTGGAGAGGCCGTTGCCCAGCAGGGAACGGTTTAACCCGGGGTCTCTGGCCAGGTCCCTGCCCACGATGTTGCTGGTCACGAAGAGATGCCCGATGTGCTCGGCTATCACCACCAGCGCCGCCGGCAGGATGATGGCCACGGCAGCCGGGTTGAAGGTTGGGAAATAAAGGTCGGGAAAAGCAAACCAGGGAGCGCTCACAATCATATCGGTCCTGACCAGCCCCAGGAAAAGGGAAAGGACATACCCGGCCACCACCCCGAACAGGACCGGAATAACCGCCATGAACCCCCTGAAGACCACCGTTCCCAGGATAGTCACACCTAAAGTGAACATGGACACGGTGATCGCCCTGGGATCGGGAACGTAGGGCTTGCCGGGCTCTCCGACCAGCCCGGCCATCTGCGCGGCCACCGGCGCCAGTTCCAGGCCGATGACGGCCACGATGGCACCCATGGCCGCAGCGGGAAACACCACGTCAATCCATTTTGTGCCTACCGCACCGATTAACAGGGCCACGGCAGTGAAGAACAGGCCCACGGCCACAAAGCCCCCCAGGGCGTCGCTGTAACTGTATTTGGACAAAACTACAAAGACCGGTGAAATAAAAGCAAAACTGGAGCCGAGGTAGGCCGGGATGCGGCCCTTGCAGACGACCAAATAAAGGAGAGTGCCGATGCCGTTAAACAATAAGACGGTGGCCGGGTTTATTTTAAAGAGTACCGGCACCAGCACGGTGGCACCGAACATGGCGAAAAGGTGCTGCAGGCTGAGCGGCAGGGTCTGAAGCAGGGGCAATCTTTCTTCAACCTGTATTTCTCTCCCGTTCACTTAATGTTCCCCCTTTGTTCAACAAAACCTTTCCGGCGGGTTATAGCAAAAAGAGCCTGTCTCCCGCGTCCCCCAGGCCGGGCACAATATAGCCGAGATCGTTTAACACCGGGTCTATGGCGGCCGTTACGATCCGGACACCGGGAAATTTCCGGGTAACCTGTTTTATCCCGGTCTCCACGGCAAACCCGCAAACCAGTACTACCTTTTCGGTTGAGTAGCCGGTTTCCCGCAGCAGTTCCAAGACTTTTACGCTGCTGTTGCCGGTGGCCAGCATGGGGTCCAGGATAAATACATGATCGTACTCAAACGCATTGCCGGGCACTGAACTCAGATAAACCCTCGCTTCCAGTGTATCGTGGTCCCTGGCCACGCCCACGTGGGCCACCCTGGCCTTGGGCAGGAATTCAAAAAAACTGTCCACAAAACCCAGGCCCGCCCGTAGCACCGGAACCAACAGGCACCTGGAGGAATCCACCTCTTCAACCCGGGCTTCCACACCCAGGGGTGTAACCACGGCGGTTTCCCTGGTGGGCAGGTGGCGGGTCGCTTCAATGGCCAGAATCAGGCCCAGTTCCCTCAAAGCCCTGCGGAACAACTCGGTGTCGGTTTCCCGGTCCCGTAAAGTCCTGAGCCGGTCGCTTACCAGAGGATGCCTCACCAAAATTACAGAACTCACTTTTTCCCCTCCTACGCAGATCATTTACACACAAATAAGCACTATTCGACAAAAAGGGCAAAAACCATTTTAAAAAGATCATTTTTAAAGAAATTTTCCCCCGGGTTATGATCCCACAAGCTTAAGGGAAAACAAAAAGCCCGAAAGTTTTTCGGGCCGCTGGAAATCTCCTGTATTTCAAGCTCTCTGGCTGATCCCGGTGAAGAATTCCGGGACAAACCCTGTCAAGAGAGTCCGCCAGGCTAAGATATATCTTGACCAAAAATCTCCCAAATGTTAAATTCATACCGGTACCCATACCAGCAAAAGGAGAGGACGGAAATGTCTGAAGATATGAGGGAATACCTTGAGCCAGTTTTTATTAGAGCCAGGAACCTGCCTGAAGCCTGGTACCTGCTTTTAAAAAAGCTGTTTGAAATTGACGCCTATACATATTTCCCCGAGTGGGGCGGCGGCGCGGACGAGCAGGGCCGGTGCGACAACAGCCGGCGGGAGTTTGATTTCGCAGTCTGCCAGATCACCCACCCCTGGGAGCGGCCGCTCTGCGATATCCTGCCGCCCGGACTGGGTATTCCAGCTCCCCCTACCACGATGGACAAGATCGAGGAGTACTTTGCCACCTATATCCTGAACCCGTACAAGGCAGAGAACGAGTCGTATACCTACGGCGAACGCATCTGCCAGCAGGTGGACGACCTGATCCGCTACTACCGCACCTACGGATTTGACCACGTGAAGGGGTGCATAGAAATCGCTTCTCCGTCCGACCTGGCCAGGGGTAAGTCCCTGCCCTGCCTCAGGCTGATTGACACCAAAATCCGCCTGGATAGAAAGGCCGGCGTTTACCGGATGCACTTTTACGTCTACTTCCGGGCCTGGGATTTGTGGGGCGGTTTCCCGGTCAACATGGGCGGCTTGCAGTTGTTCAAAGAATGGTTGGTTGAGCAGATAGGTCCTCACCCCAAAACGGGCATCCCCCTGGAAGACGGGGAAATGATCGTCATGTCCAAGAGCCTCAATGTGCGCGGCCACATGGAGCCTTTCGCCCGCGCCAGGGTCGGCCTGTAAAACAAAAACTCAGCAGGTGGGGATGCCTTCGCTGGCTTCTTCGATGTATCCCCAGATTTCCTGGTAAGCCCACGATTACCCGGGAGGGAAATATAATTGAAAGGGGGGAACGATCCATGTCCGAGCAACTGCTGAAAGAAATCCTCGGTGAATTAAAGGCCTTGAATCAACGCGTCGGCAATATGGAGCAACGCATCGGCAACGTGGAGCAACGCATCGGCGGCCTGGAGCAGGGCCAGCAGGAACTCGTCAAGCGTGTCGGCAGCCTGGAGCAGGGCCAGCAGGAACTCGTCAAGCGTGTCGGCAGCCTGGAGCAGGGCCAGCAGGAGCTCGCCGGGCGCATGGAACGGATGGAAGCCCGCATCGAAAACGAAATCATCGACAAGATCCGCGCCCTCTTCGATGCCCGCGCGGTTCACATGGACTACTTTGTCAGCATCAGGAACTCCCTGGCCAAAATCGAAGACAGGGTTGAGTACATTGCACGCAGGCAAATAGAAACTTCTGTCAAGCTGGAAGAGCACGACCGGGAAATCAGGCTCCTCCGCCTGGAAATGTCCGGTCATTGATCCTTTGTTTATTGCGAAAAACTTAAATGACAAATATAAAAGACCGCCTCAGGGTTTAACCTGAAGACGGTCTTTTTTTGGCGTCCCAGGAGGGATTCGAACCCCCGACCTACGGATTAGAAGTCCGTTGCTCTATCCAGCTGAGCTACTGGGACATGATTGGGGGCAGGTCGCCTGCTGCCCCCGCCGGTTGTCAGCGTTTATATTATACTATACGAGATAGTGGACCTGCAACTGCATGTGACGCCTTTTTAAATTTCCCGTACCTTTGGTTGGGTCAAAGGATCGAGGCCGGCCTTTTGCATCAGGCGGCAAAAGAGGCAGGTGTCGGCCGTGGTCGGCTGGCCGCACAGGGAACAACCCTTTAATTCCACTGGTACATCGGTAAAATTCCTGCGCCCTCTGTCCCAGAAACCGAAAAGGAATCTCTGTTTGGTGCCGGGCATTTTTTCTTCCAGAGAGTTAATTAATTCCTTATAGACTAAAGATGTTGCTCCCCTGGCCAGGGGGCAGTCATCGGCAAAAAACTCAATGCCCCTTAAACGGCAGTACATTTCCGTTTCCAACTCCCCCACCCGGACCAGCGGTTTAATGCGGGCGGGTAGACGGGAATGGGTAGATGGCAGGTGTGGATACTGGCGCGCCAGATAACCTTCCTGCCAGCCCATTAAATTTCCAAGCAAAGCCGCCGTTTCGTCGTCCATATTGTGTCCGGTGGCCACCACCTGATACCCTTTTTGCTGTACCACCAGGTTCATCAGGTACCTTTTAACCGTGCCGCAGACTGAACAACTGACCCGCCGGGTACGCCGGACAATTTCCTTCATACTGGCACCGTACATGTCCACCAAAGAAAGGACGTACAACCTCGCCCCCCGGACGGCGGCAAACCTTTCACAAACCAACCGCGAACCCTCAGAGTAATCTCCTATCCCCAGGTCCACGTGCAGGCCATCGGCCTTATAACCCAGGGACAACAGGGCATCCCACAGGGCCATGCTGTCCTTGCCGCCTGAAACGGCAACCAGCACCTGCTGGCCCCCGGCAAGCATTTTATACTTTTTGATGGCCCTGGTTACCTGCCTTAAAAAATACTCTATAAAATGCTCTTTGCAAAAGGCCGCATTGGTGGATTTCAGATTTATTACCGGCTCCCCTTTGCATTTCACACAGCGCCGCATTATCAACCACCCTCCTTCCTCTGGCAAAAGTGAAAGGGGAGGGAATGGGCATAGTCAGGGAGGTATTCTGCCGGGTAAAACAAAAAACGTAATGTCAAAAACTGGAGCGGGTGATGGGAATCGAACCCACGTACCCGGCTTGGAAGGCCGGTGCTCTACCATTGAGCTACACCCGCTCGAAAGGAAAAAGCTTAAGTTGTCGGCAGCAAGTATATTATAGCGAAAACAGCTGTAGAAGTCAAAACAATTATCACGTAAAAATACCATAAAAGAACCTCTGAAATCGCCAAAAACGGAATGAAACGCTCTGAAGGCGGCTCTAAAGGGAGATACATCTTAGCTATAATCTCAAAAGAGGATTTGAACTTTTTAAAACACGGCAGCCAGACGACTGATACCAACACATACCCCGTAGGATAACCCCGCTAAAACGGCAGTCACGGGCAGCGTCACCAGCCAGGCCGTGACGATCTTCTGGGCTGTCCCCCACTTGACCGTGGAAAAACGCCTGGCCGTGCCGACGCCAATGACCGAAGAAGAGATGACGTGGGTGGTGCTCACGGGGAGTTTTAATAAGGTGGCTCCCAGGATCACCAGGGCCGAACTCAAGTCGGCGGAAAAGCCGCTGCCGGGCTCCAGCTTGATGATGCGCGTGCCGGACCGGGGTAACGAGTATACCCACACCATTTTCAAAGCGTTAAACCAGACCTTCATTACCCCGCTGGAACGGGAAGACATTATGCTGCTGACGGTAAAGCTGGACGACGTGCTGGACGGCATGGAAGCCTGCTCGGACCTGCTGGACATATACCGCATTAAAGAACCGGACCCGTACATGCGCCTGTTCGCCCGGATAGTGGAGAACTGCACGGATGAGATTGTTGAGGCCGTGCAACTGCTGGCCGCCAAAAAATTGCCCGATATCCACCGCCACACCTTCCGGATCAACGACCTGGAAAAAGAAGCCGACCAGCTCTACCGGGAAAGTTTGCAGGTCCTCTTCGACGAAAATAGCGATCTGAAAAAGATCATCCAGTTCAAGGAAATTTACGAAAAGATGGAATCTATTCTGGACTGTTGTGAAGACGTGGCCAACGCTCTGGAAGGCATCATCATGCGCAGCTAGCAGTGGCATAAAAAACCCCTGGCAGCCAAAGCCGCCGGGGTATGTTTTTATGGCCTTTACCGCCGCGGGCCAAAACTCGCCTTAACTTCCCGCCCATCAATCACCAGAAGGCCGCATCCCGGGCCGTGTTCTCCCCGGGGGTCGTGAATGCTGCCCGGGTTGAAAAACAAAATCCCTTCGTGCACATTACAGTAGCGGACGTGGGTGTGCCCAAAAACCACCACGTCCGCCTGCAGTTCCAGGGCCCGGTAGAGAAGCTTTTGCAGGGAGAAGTGCACGTGGTATAGATGGCCGTGGGTAAGAAACACCTTTTTCCCTGCCAGCTCCAGCACCTCTTCCCCCGGGCCGCCCGTTTGAAAATCGCAGTTGCCGGCCACGGCACGCACAGGCACATTTAGCGCCTCCGCCAGCAGCTGGCCGTCGCGGTAATAATCTCCGGCATGCAGCAATAAATCCAGTGGTTCTAACTGATTTAATAGTTTTATAGCCCGGTCCACCCTTCCGTGGGTATCACTAACCACACCTACGCGCATGAAACAACACCTGCTTTCCGCCTTAACTTGCGTCCAGTTCCCGGCGCAGACCCGCCAGAATTTCCCGGATGAGGGCCAGGGCACGGCCACGATGGCTGATCTGGTTTTTTACCGCCGGGTCCAGCTCGGCAAAAGTTTTCCCGCAGGAGGGTACATAAAAGAGAGGATCGTAGCCAAAACCTCCCTCACCCCGGGGTTTATCTGCAATCACTCCCTCACAGGTTCCTTCCGCGGTAAAAACCTGCCCGGCAGGGGTGGCCACGGCCACCACACAGCGAAAGCGGGCAGTACGCTTTTCGGGGGGAACACCGGCTAAAAGCCTTAAGAGCTTTTCATTGTTGGCCCGGTCGTCATGCCCCTCACCGGTAAAGCGGGCCGAGTGCACCCCCGGGGCGCCGCCCAGATAATCCACTTCCAGGCCCGAATCGTCGGCCAGGGCCGGCTGGCCGGTATAGCGGGCCACCACGGTGGCCTTTTTTACCGCATTATCTTTAAATGTAGCACCGTCCTCAATTATTTCCGGCACACCGGGATAGTGATCAAGGGAAACAACCTCGTAACCAAGCGGGGAGAGCAGCTGGCTCAGTTCCCTTACTTTACCCCGATTGCGTGTGGCCAGTACCAGTTTCATCACTCATTTCTCCTTTGGATCCAATTTGGCTGACCAGGGCGGGCCCCAGGACTTCCTTCTGGTAGTCCACCAGCAGCCGAATACCTTCCGCCGCCAGGTCCAGCATCCGGTTCAATTCCTCCCGGGTGAAGGAGGCTTCCTCCCCTGTACCCTGGACTTCCACCAGGCGGCCTTCGCCGGTCATCACCACATTCATGTCCACTTCGGCGGACGAGTCCTCGGCAAAGCACAGGTCCAGAACCAGTTCACCGTTTACCCGGCCCACACTGGTAGCGGCCACAAAATCTTTCACGGGCAAATAGGGGATCAACCCCTCTCCCACCAGGTGAGCCAGGGCATCCACCAGGGCCACGAAGGCACCGGTAATGGAAGCGGTACGGGTACCTCCGTCGGCCTGGATCACATCGCAGTCCAGGATCACGGTCCGCTCTCCCAGGGCGGATAAATCCACCACCGAGCGCAGGGAGCGGCCAATGAGCCGCTGGATTTCCTGGGTGCGGCCCTTACCCCGGGTAAGGTCGCGGGAGGTACGTACGCCTGTGGCCCGGGGCAACATGCCGTACTCGGCAGTCACCCAGCCCATACCCGTATCCTGGCGGAAGGGAGGCACCCTTTCCTCCACCGTGGCCGTACAAATGACCCGCGTATCGCCCACCTCCATCAGGACCGAACCCTCGGCATATTTGTTAAAATTCCTGGTGATCTTCACCGGCCTCATCTGACCCGGCTTTCTGCCGTCTACCCTTTCCATAATCCTCCTCCTGTACGCCTGTTATTTTTCAAATCGCCGCTTCCCTATCTTCCATATAATATATCCCGATTCCGTATTAATACAGGAAATATGTATCCCCTTCGGCAGCCAGTTCCACCGTTCCGCCAAAACCCGCCTCGGCTTCGGCCTTTAAAACTGACAGATCGTATTCGGGATAAAAGTGGGTGATGATCAGTTCCTTCACCCGGGCTTGCCGGGCCAGGGTTCCCGCTTCCCGGGCGGTCATGTGCCGGCCCCGCAAGAACCCGGCATCTTGATCAAGGCCCGAGGCTTCACAAAGGAAAATTCCCGCTTCATGGGCCAGGGCGGCCAGTTCTTCCGTGGGGGCGCTGTCGCCGGAATAAACAAAATAACCCGATCCCTCCACCCCTACCGAATAAGCGGGCAGGGAATGGCGGGCCGGCAAAAAGAATAGCCGCACCGGGCCAACGGACCCGCAGCGCACCTTTATT containing:
- the rph gene encoding ribonuclease PH: MERVDGRKPGQMRPVKITRNFNKYAEGSVLMEVGDTRVICTATVEERVPPFRQDTGMGWVTAEYGMLPRATGVRTSRDLTRGKGRTQEIQRLIGRSLRSVVDLSALGERTVILDCDVIQADGGTRTASITGAFVALVDALAHLVGEGLIPYLPVKDFVAATSVGRVNGELVLDLCFAEDSSAEVDMNVVMTGEGRLVEVQGTGEEASFTREELNRMLDLAAEGIRLLVDYQKEVLGPALVSQIGSKGEMSDETGTGHTQSG
- a CDS encoding DUF47 domain-containing protein codes for the protein MAPRITRAELKSAEKPLPGSSLMMRVPDRGNEYTHTIFKALNQTFITPLEREDIMLLTVKLDDVLDGMEACSDLLDIYRIKEPDPYMRLFARIVENCTDEIVEAVQLLAAKKLPDIHRHTFRINDLEKEADQLYRESLQVLFDENSDLKKIIQFKEIYEKMESILDCCEDVANALEGIIMRS
- a CDS encoding metallophosphoesterase: MRVGVVSDTHGRVDRAIKLLNQLEPLDLLLHAGDYYRDGQLLAEALNVPVRAVAGNCDFQTGGPGEEVLELAGKKVFLTHGHLYHVHFSLQKLLYRALELQADVVVFGHTHVRYCNVHEGILFFNPGSIHDPRGEHGPGCGLLVIDGREVKASFGPRR
- a CDS encoding sodium ion-translocating decarboxylase subunit beta, producing MLEQLTETINSTGLLSLTPGNLIMWAVAFGLMYLAIKKGVEPLLLVPISFGIFAANFPLTGLMEPGGLYYMFFHNGIQNELIPPLIFLGLGAMTDFGPVIANPKTLLLGAAAQLGVYAAFFTALLFGFNIAEAATIGIIGGADGPTTIFLSANLAPHLMGAVSVAAYSYMALVPLIIPPVAKLLTTPRERAMVMKQMRPVSKGEKILFPLLASLVIILLVPKSAPLIAMFMLGNLFMESGVVQRLTDVSRNELMNIVTIFLGLGVGATMSAETFLKPQTIYIFILGIVAFAFAAAGGIMIAKIMNLFTTNKVNPLIGAAGVSAVPMAARVVHQLGAEANPQNYLLMHAMGPNVAGVIGTAVAAGAFITAIH
- a CDS encoding MFS transporter; the protein is MSMLFALVLGLLTLYNVVQYWHMAVLAFLLGTMHALDMPARQAFIVELVGRDDLMNALRGRAMSVYSLVFIGLVPVGNFFSGTVVHLWGAPAGFALGGGLALLFLLFLSRRLLRHQHTPVS
- a CDS encoding MBL fold metallo-hydrolase, giving the protein MRITVLGCWAPYPAAGGACSGYLLQDGGGNIMLDAGHGTFSRLVQFIHHCDLRAAVITHLHPDHYVDLHCLRHATVAGLRDGRRHRKVQLFIPQEPVHIFEELSACTDAFDVIPIECLPEEEVPPGIKVRCGSVGPVRLFFLPARHSLPAYSVGVEGSGYFVYSGDSAPTEELAALAHEAGIFLCEASGLDQDAGFLRGRHMTAREAGTLARQARVKELIITHFYPEYDLSVLKAEAEAGFGGTVELAAEGDTYFLY
- the uraA gene encoding uracil permease yields the protein MNGREIQVEERLPLLQTLPLSLQHLFAMFGATVLVPVLFKINPATVLLFNGIGTLLYLVVCKGRIPAYLGSSFAFISPVFVVLSKYSYSDALGGFVAVGLFFTAVALLIGAVGTKWIDVVFPAAAMGAIVAVIGLELAPVAAQMAGLVGEPGKPYVPDPRAITVSMFTLGVTILGTVVFRGFMAVIPVLFGVVAGYVLSLFLGLVRTDMIVSAPWFAFPDLYFPTFNPAAVAIILPAALVVIAEHIGHLFVTSNIVGRDLARDPGLNRSLLGNGLSTLLSGFFGSTPNTTYGENIGVMAITKVYSVWVIGGAAVMAIILSFIGKLSAAIQSIPVPVMGGVSLLLFGVIAASGIRMLVESKVDYSKARNLILTSVVLIIGISGAQVELGAVSLKGMGLATVVSILLSLVFKLLDLLGLTRE
- a CDS encoding XTP/dITP diphosphatase, with amino-acid sequence MKLVLATRNRGKVRELSQLLSPLGYEVVSLDHYPGVPEIIEDGATFKDNAVKKATVVARYTGQPALADDSGLEVDYLGGAPGVHSARFTGEGHDDRANNEKLLRLLAGVPPEKRTARFRCVVAVATPAGQVFTAEGTCEGVIADKPRGEGGFGYDPLFYVPSCGKTFAELDPAVKNQISHRGRALALIREILAGLRRELDAS
- the upp gene encoding uracil phosphoribosyltransferase, translating into MSSVILVRHPLVSDRLRTLRDRETDTELFRRALRELGLILAIEATRHLPTRETAVVTPLGVEARVEEVDSSRCLLVPVLRAGLGFVDSFFEFLPKARVAHVGVARDHDTLEARVYLSSVPGNAFEYDHVFILDPMLATGNSSVKVLELLRETGYSTEKVVLVCGFAVETGIKQVTRKFPGVRIVTAAIDPVLNDLGYIVPGLGDAGDRLFLL
- a CDS encoding ATP-binding protein, yielding MRRCVKCKGEPVINLKSTNAAFCKEHFIEYFLRQVTRAIKKYKMLAGGQQVLVAVSGGKDSMALWDALLSLGYKADGLHVDLGIGDYSEGSRLVCERFAAVRGARLYVLSLVDMYGASMKEIVRRTRRVSCSVCGTVKRYLMNLVVQQKGYQVVATGHNMDDETAALLGNLMGWQEGYLARQYPHLPSTHSRLPARIKPLVRVGELETEMYCRLRGIEFFADDCPLARGATSLVYKELINSLEEKMPGTKQRFLFGFWDRGRRNFTDVPVELKGCSLCGQPTTADTCLFCRLMQKAGLDPLTQPKVREI